Proteins from a single region of Trichoderma asperellum chromosome 3, complete sequence:
- a CDS encoding uncharacterized protein (EggNog:ENOG41) codes for MDSLINAGKEYLTEQLSGSGSGSHQGGQLPPGNNAYGGNYPAGGDFHHEDEELRTAHQQASQYAGSSGNSDMFSSVINSISQKKSHLANSDIDEQEAIRKHQETYDQDSSNLSSNSLGSAAAMQALKKFTQGETGGNQSQGAFLGLALSEASKLFDAKAANGQVAPDASKQSVIQQAGEMAMKMYFKSQGGSQGGGSSQLLSLASKFF; via the exons aTGGATTCACTCATCAACGCTGGCAAGGAGTACCTGACGGAGCAGCTCTCAGGTTCTGGTTCTGGTTCGCATCAAG GCGGCCAGCTTCCTCCCGGAAACA ATGCTTACGGTGGCAACTATCCCGCCGGCGGCGATTTCCAccacgaagacgaggagctgcGCACTGCTCACCAGCAGGCCTCGCAGTATGCTGGCTCCTCCGGCAACAGCGACATGTTCTCCAGCGTCATCAACTCCATCAGCCAGAAGAAGAGCCACCTAGCCAACAGCGACATCGATGAGCAAG AGGCCATCCGCAAGCACCAAGAGACCTACGAccaagacagcagcaacctGAGCTCCAACAGCCTCGGCTCTGCCGCCGCGATGCAGGCGCTCAAGAAGTTCACCCAGGGCGAGACTGGTGGTAACCAGAGCCAGGGAGCTTTCCTGGGTTTGGCCCTGTCCGAAGCCAGCAAG CTCTTCGACGCCAAGGCGGCCAATGGACAGGTCGCTCCCGATGCCAGCAAGCAGTCTGTCATCCAGCAGGCCGGCGAGATGGCCATGAAGATGTACTTCAAGAGCCAGGGAGGTAGCCAGGGCGGAGGCTCGTCTCAGCTGTTGAGCCTTGCCTCCAAGTTTTTCTAA